Below is a genomic region from Telmatobacter sp. DSM 110680.
GCGAACGTTGTTCATACCCCATTTATTCCTTGTTGCCAAACATGCTGGTTGCTGCACTAAGCAGACCTCCCAGTCCACCTGATTCGGCAGCGGCCGGCTGACCGTCCGCCGTGCTCGCTCCGGAACCGAGCACCGAGCCCAGCATGCCCTGAAATTCGGATGGCACCCTGGACATGATGTGTTGAACAACTACTTGTTCGACTTCCTGGGATTTGTCTGGGCTCAAGCCCGCCTTCTGCTGCAACAACACTGCTATTTCACCCATGATGTTTTCTCCAGTTTGTTGTGAATTGTCGGTTAAAGTTCGCCGGGATCAGTTCATGTTCGTCTCCCGGAAAAGTGTTCCCTCGAACGAAGCAGTCACGTGAAAATGTTCCGACTGACCCGCATGCCATCCCGGCTCAACGCGCCAGAGTTATTCCCAGCCCGGTAGTCAGAATTACGTCGTTGCTCAATGTTTCCGTTGGCGGGAAAGACGTGTAGCGATCGCTGAATGTTGTCTGCCCGTTGAAGAGCTTTCCGAGCTTCGTGCTGAAAGTCGGATCAACCGAGAGTTGGAACTTCCCCGTCTGGCTAAGATCCGGGTAAAGGAACGCTTGTTCTGTAAACAGGCTTCTGGTTCCAAGCTTGCGAGTGTAATGCTCGGCCCTCTCGTTCGTGCCTGAATGGTTATTAATGGATCATTTGCAAGGTTTGCCGTGATCAGGACGAGCCCCTTTTGCTTTCGCCTCATCCTCTGTCATGTAAGCGCCAGCTTTGGTCTTGCCGTACCACTGCGTTCCTTGGCAGTGGTAGACATTGCTCGCGGTATTGAGCCACACTTGACCCGCTCCGCCTCCAGGAGCCTGCGCGACCGTGCCTCCAGAAGCTTTTGGTGCCGGCGCCGGAGTGGCAGTTGGAGCCTTGGCCGGAGCGGATTGCGCCGCTGGAGAGGGAGCGGCGGCCGGTGCGGGAGCCGAAGAAGTTGCTGCAGCCTTCCCGGCCGAAGCCTTCGCTTTGGTTGCGTCGGCGGCCGCATACCAAGTCTTGATTCCTTTGTGTCCACGGCATGCGCCCGACTTGCTAGCTGCAGTCGAGTACGTTCCATCATTACAAAGACCTGTTGCGCCCGAAGGTGCTCCGGCAGGAACCTGGGCCAAGCCAAGCTGCAAAACTGAAATTCCAGCTAGTAGGGCAATGACGCCAAACATTCTTTTCATAGATCCTCCGTCCGGTGCTGAACATAGGCGAGCATCATCACACCGTTTGTGGAATCTGTCTAGCTCAAAAAGAAGGATGATTGCGGAAGTCTTCGCAACCCACCGTCTTCCCTTCGTGACGTTACATGCCGTCATCGAAGACCGTACGGCCCCGACGTGCTGCGCAGGCCCGCCGTCCAAACCTTGGGCGTCAATCCAAACAATCTTCGAAAGGCTTTAACGAATGCGCTGGATTGGCGATAGCCCACAGCAAAGGCAACTTCTTTCACAGACCCCCCCGCCACCAACAGTTGTACCGCGCGAGTGAGTCGAACCTGACGGCGCCACGTGTCAATGTCGATTCCAATCTCTCTTCGATAGATCCTCTGAATCGTCCTTACGCTGACGCCCGCGTCCGCGCATAGGCTCGCCAGCGGTTTTAGGTTCGCTGGGTTGTGAGCGATCGCGTGTGCTATCGCCAGGGCGCGAAGCTCCGAGGGCATGGTTAGGCCAATTGGCGCAGCAGTTGCGTTGGCTAGTTGTGCGCTCAGAAGATCGCGAAGGGCCCGCTCGAGCCTGTTCTGGAGGCGCAAGAGACGGAGCCGAACTGCCTCGACGATCAACTCGCGGAGCAGCAAACCGACGTAGAGTACCGAACATTGAGGCGGTCTGCGTGACACGACGCCAGGGCGAAAATAAAGGGTGCGCATTCGGACCTCACCAATCATCCGGATCCGGTGAACGGCCTTCGCCGGTATCCAGAGTGCAAACTGCGGAGGTATCGTCCAGACGCTCCGACCGGAAGACACCTCCATAATTCCTTCGATTGCATAGATCAACTGGTCCGATCCGTGGGCATGGTCGGGAACCAACGCGCCCGCAGGGTATTCGTAAGCAAGCGCTGAGACCGCAGCGCCCCGCGGCGGATCGAATTCTCGCAAAATCTCCGCCTGTCGCATACGCGATATATTATGGCGCAAGGCGCCCCTTGCGCCACCGGAGGTCCGTGGTCATCATAGGAATGAGAGACAAGGCAAGCTCTGTTTTGGCCCTTCCGGAGACACGCAGATGAATTATTTTCACCGCAAGCTTTGTTCTTCGGCAAGATGGAAAGAGGTGACGCAGCGCTATGCTCTGCCCTGGACCCTCGAACAGATTGACCTAGGGTGTGAGGTGCTTGAGATCGGCCCCGGATACGGCGTTTCTACGGAGGTGCTGTTGCAGCAGGTCTCACACCTCACATGCGTGGAATCAGACCGCGATCTCGCGGATGATCTCCAGCGGAAGCTCAACGGGAATGTCAACGTTCGATGTGAAGATGCGACCTCAATGTCCTTGCCGAGCGCATCATTCGATGGCGCGGTCTGCTTTTCAATGCTCCATCACGTCGGATCAATTGAGATGCAGAACAAGCTGTTTGCGGAAGTAGCCCGCGTTCTGCGGCCCGGAGGGGTCTTTGTGGGAACGGATACCCTAAAAAGCCATTTCATGAGATTGATTCATTTATTCGATACATTAGTCGTGGTCAATCCGGAAACGCTTCCCCAGCGCCTGAAGGCCGTGGGTTTCGAAGGTGTGCAGGTCGACGTGAACCCTTATGCCTTCCGATTTCGCGCTTGGAAGCCGCGACTAGTTTATTGTGGCTGAGCTGACTCGGTCACTTCATCTCGGACCACTTCGTGCATTGGGCCGCCGACCTAGAAGGGGCAGATGGTCATTTCATGATGTATATCTGCGGGACGGTCGCTCGGGCCCATCTTCGGAGCAATCGCAAACCAATTAGGGAAGGACATCGATTTGTGAAAAGGCTCTGCACTAGCCTTGCACAAAGCCACTTGTACACGTATGATCCGACCGCGTTTGAGGAACTCCCGTTATGAACTGGATTCGGCTCATTGCAGTCATTCTCGGTGCCGGTGTCGTCTCTTCGCTAACCGACTGGCTTTTCGCTGGTGATTGGATTCACAGGCACTTCACCTACCCCGAGATATGGCGTCAAGTTGACGAGATGAAAGCAATCGCATTGACGAGTCCACTCCCATTTCTAACCTGCGGCGTGTTTGTGTATGCCGCCGCAAGGCTTGGAATCCACACTGTGCCGGCTGCCTTGGCATTTGCCGGTGCGGTATGGATGATAGGTCCATTACCTCTCATCCTCACCAATGCCGCATTCATGAAGCTGCACCGCGTGTTCGTAGCGTCTTATGCAACCGGCTGGCTAATCAAACTCTTGATTGTTGCGATCGGGGTTGGGAAATTCCTTCATTGACACAATCTCGGCATTAGATTCATTCAGCGAGTTCCGAGCGAATAGTGGGCATCCGGAAATTGCTACTTGATCAACCGCTGAGCATGCTCTTCACTCGGAGCTAAAGATTCCAACTGGGAGGCTCAAGCATGTGTGACGTAACGTATACGTTTTGACACGGCCGGATCGTTGAGATCCGGCCATTGATTTTGTGAGATTTATGAGGCGGCTTTTTCGGAGGCTTTTGTCACACCACATATATAAGGTTGCGATTTTACGTTGGAGGAGCCGGCGGGTCTTTGAGAACGCGTTGCACCGTTGCCGTTGAGATGCCATGTTCTTTGGCGATGGCTCTGATGCTGCGGCCGTGACAGCGATCGCGACGGATTGCTTCGCGGTCCAGCGTCAGCGGAGCTCGACCGATGCGGAGACCTTCCAAGCGTGCCCGGCGCATGCCGGCGCGGACCCGTTCGACGATCAGTCCACGTTCGAGTTCAGCGATCGCGGCGATGATCACGACGATGGCTCTTCCGAGCGGACCGCCGGTATCGATGTTTTCCCGGAAGCTCAAGAACTCGACTTCGATTCTGCTTAACTCGTCGAGCACTTCAAGGAAGTGCCGGGTGGAGCGGGCGATGCGATCGCATGCCCAGACCATGACGACGTCGAACCGGCCGCGGCGGGCATCGGTCATCATCTGATCGAGGCCTGGCCGTTTTGCCTTGGTGCCGCTGATCCGGTCGACATACTCATGCACGATCTCATAACCGCGCTGTGCGGCCATCTGGTGTAGGTCGTGTAATTGGGTCTCGGGATTTTGATCGACGGTCGAGACCCTCATATAAAGGACGGCGCGTTTCACTTGCGCCGTCCCTTTGGAGAGTTCTTGGCGACGTAGTCCTTAATAAACTCCATCAGCACGTCGGTCATGTTGAGGCCCTGCGAAGCAGTGGTTGCCTTAAAAGCGTTGTGCAACTCGATGGGAACATTGAGATTCATGCGTTTCAACTCCGGTTCTTCGGCTTTCTTGATCTTTCTCACCCCCTCTCGGAGGTGAGTTTATCTGGTTATGAGTAATGGACGCTACCGGGGGTGTTCCAGACCGGGTCGCACAACAGAAGCATCTCGGCCATTGCATCCCACGGCATGGCCAGGGCATCAAGGATCAACTGCATATGACTGATGGTGTCAGGGAACCACTGTCCCTCCTCAAGAGCCTCCCAGTCAGAGGACTCCATGCAGGCCAGCGGGGCTAACTCCGTGATCGAGCATCCCCGGGCCAGACGGGCGCCCTGGATGAAGCGGCCGAACAAGCGGGCCGAGGCGTAGCGGCGATATTCGGCGAAAACGGCAGGGGAAATGGGTGCAACCTTCATACTGTGTCTCCGGATGGACGGCCTTCGGGGAATCAGCCGCCGGGATTGATAATACACGATGAGTATATACTCAACTAGGATTTAGAGTCAAACCCCCACAGATGAAAATGACGAGTATCTTTCAGGGCTGCCGCTCTGAACTCAAGGACGTAAACCCCGAAGACTATCCCGACATTCACAAGATGGCGATCCTCGCCGACATCGCGCCCTACTCGCGCGAGTACAACACCTTCCGCCAGAAGGTGGGTAAAGAAGCCCAGGGCAATACCGAACTCGAGATCGAATACCAGCGGATCCTCGATCGTGTCCGTCAGACCAAGGACTCTGTCGTTCGCATGGAGAACTGCCGCTTCACCGCCCCGGTCGACGAGATCGAAGGAACGGTTGCATCCGTCTCTCCAGCGGCATCACCCTGAAGGGATTCCCCGGCCGCAAGTTCCAGTTCTCATCCGTGGGCATGAGCGCTGCCGACATGTCGGCGCGGATCCTGGGCGAACAGAATAATCTGACTCGAGCAGAGGCGGCCAAAGACCAGGGATTCTCGTCTTTTGCCCTGTTTCGGCATCATCGAAAACCACTACCGTAAAGAGAGATTATATCTATGTATCTCCCTATATATGCATAGCTTATGCTGGATATCCATGGGCCATAATTGTCCAATTTGTGTCGGATTTCCCGCCGGCGCACATCAGGCCTGCGCACCCATCAAAAACTGCGCCACATTCACTCCAGCATCGGATGAAAACTGCGCCACAGGATCCTTCACATGAGCATTATTGTCCGGGACTCCGTTCGTTATTTTGGGCCGCCAGGTTGCCAACCCTTATGCCTGATTGCTCGTTTGAATGTCTGTATTGCTGAACTGTCCAATGAAGATCAAATTCTCCTAGGCGGCGGAATCAACAATCAACCGCCCGTCGCTCGGGTTTCAAAATGCATCTTAACCATATGCTCGGAAATGGGAATCGGTCCGACATCACCGTGAAAGTTCGCTTCACCAAAGCGCAAATCAATATCCTTAAAAACGCCCTCGGGCAGATCAATGGGTCCTATCGGGTTCACGTACGCGAGGGACGTTCTGCTTTCTCTTACCCCTTCCGCATTTTCCCCCCACTTCACTCTTATCCCCCTATTCGTGGTTTTAAAGACGGTACCTTCAACCAACAATTCATGGACAAACTCCTTGAACTCGGGAAGGGCTTGAATGCGAATACAAGAAACAGTGCATCTGTGCGGATGGATACCTTTCAGATCCGCGCGGCTGTCTTCGCCATCCGCGCATATATCGACTTTGTACGCCACTTGCGATACCAGCTCCGTCTGAAGAAGCATGAAGAAGACAGGATGTCGTTGCACGTTGACGATCAGTCCTTCGCGCAGCTAAAGGCGAAGTCGAAGCGCGTGATCCATTCGTTAGAACGCCATATGAAAAGAGCGAATCGAGCGCTAATGACAGCAGTCGACAAGGAACATTACACCGCGCAAACGGTTGTATGGAAGGCGCATCTACGATGGATGCAGTTGCATATTTCCTATCACAAGCCGTGGGGGGAGCCGAATCATCACCTCCGAAAACAACGACAACGGAACATAGATGATCTAGTGACAATGGCGAAGCGTGGCATTCGCAATGAAGGCTATCGGCCAGCGGACGAGGATGAGCTTCGACGCTTGATGCGACTTTATGCGAAGTATGCTCGAGACGGCCGACAGGGCCGTTGGACCGTCCCCTTTCTATTAGCCAACAGAGCAGACATTAGCAGGACCTATCACCTGGCGCATTTTGTGCTAGACCGTTTGAAACTCAAGGAGTTGCCTAAACCATGACAAAGGGAAAGAAGGCTAGCAAAAGGGAAAAAGCCAAACGCGTGAATAACACTGCCCATCAGCGGGCTCTAGAAAACCCTGAAACTCAAGCGGCTCTGAGCGACCTCCGAGAGCGTTGGAACGACATAAGCGCGAAGAAACGGGGAGAACAGCTGCTTAGATTAATCGGCTTTGGATGTTCAGTTCGTGGGATCGCTGATGATTTGGTTAAGCCGGCTTCAAATATCCGCAGGGACATTGCACTCGCAAATTCACCGGAACCAGAGAGCGGATGGATCGAATTGATGAATTCAACCATCGCTAAAAGGCCTCCAAAGCAGAAGAAAGAGCTCTCTCGCCTGGATGCCAGTCGCGAGGCGAGGATGCCACCGAAGAAGAAATCGTTCATCAAGAGGATGCACCCTGCGAAAGAGGATTTGCCCTCCCTAACCATTCAGCAGCCCCAAAAGGTCATTTCCCCCTTGTCAACGAGTATCAAAGCACGCCCGCTTGTGAACCGCGCATCGAGCAATCAACAGAGCCAATCAGCAGAGCACGAATCAAAACCAGACTTGGTTGCTCAATACAGCAAATTGCGTGAAAGGCAAATCAATCCGGAGGCTATTCGGCGGTTGGATGAAATCATCAATTCAACCGATACGAGACCAATTCGGAACGCACGATCGATGACGAGGCAAGGTAAGCCATCGCCCCAAACAGACCCTAACAAGCCCGTGTCTTAAGCTTGAGAGAGCCTTTTGACACACAGGACCGCTGCCTCACAGGATACCGAGCTATCGGATATATTTGCATTTCTCCAAATCGTGCAGAAGGACGGCGGCGTCTTGAGGCCCTCCGTGTCAAAGTCTGATTGGCCGTAATGGTCTTCGCATCGCTATTAAGGAAAACCTGAGACCCCTTTCAACCCGAACTCCTGTTTTTCCATTTGAATTAGTGCCGATCTTTGTTAATCTTAATAATGAATCCACGGCCACGGTGTTGAACTGCAGTGGCGGCCATGATTAACCTCGGGGGAACGAGGCCATTGGCGACCGGACAAGCGCGTTCCGCCCCACGCGTTAGCATTTTGCGAGCGAGACCTGAGTCACCCGAGAGAATGATCCCCGGGGATAAGGCAGATGGAAACCCCAATTCCAATCCAGCAAGTCATCCCCAACCTGGGGCAGTTGGATCTTCGCTTTGTCTACTCAACCTTTCCGTCCGCCTGACCCCACCGTAGATGGCCTCATCCAGGCCACCCTCGAAATAGCCAACCGTGACGCTGCGATCCGCCGCAAGCTCAAAGCCGCTTTGCTAGCAGGGGAATATTCACAAGCCATCCAGTTCGCAAGTGATCTGGTAGGGGTTAAATTCGTCCCTAAGGCCGTCGAGGATGATATCAAAGCGGCATAAGCCATTCTCAGTAAGCCATATGAAGCATCAAAGGAGGTAGAGTAACCAGATGAGCCTCAAGGTCGCGGAATGGATCAGAGTCAGCGATGAGAGCCAAGCTTCTCCGGAGCGCTTTGGCATCCCGGCCCAACGCACCGTAAACCGCGAAACGTGTAAGCAGTACGATCTCGAAGTAGTCAAAACGTTCGAAGTTTCTGACGTGTCCGGCAAAGACATCATGCTGGCTCCGGAGACTGCTGAGCTAATCAACCTGATGCAATCGGGAAGGATTCAAGGTGTCGTTGCTCGGGAGTTCTCTCGCTTGATGAGGCCGGATAGCTTCAGTGATTACACCTTGCTTGGTGTCTTTCAGCAGACGAGGACATTGCTCTATCTCCCCGAAGGCCCTGTGAATATGAGCGAAAAGACCGGACGCCTGATGGCTTCCGTTCAAGCTGCGATTGCAGGATTTGAACGGAGCACCATCCGTGAACGTTTGCACCGCGGGAATGAAGAAAACCGGAAGAGTGGCGGACGCTTTGCGTCCACACTTCCCAAAGGGGTCGGATATTCAAAAGAGAAAGGCTGGTTCTACACCGACCAGGCACAGCGCGTCAAAGAAGCATACGAGCTGGTTCTCAGTGGCGAGTCGCTAAATGAAATCGGACGATTCCTCGGCATGTCTCCTGTTGGAGTCCGCTACATGATCCACAACCCCATCTATAAGGGCTGGAGGATATACGAGCGGGAATGCGCAGAAGCGAGACCGAGCAAGAACGGAAGACAGCCAAAATATAGACCACTGAAGCAACGGTCACCTGAGAATGTTATCCGTGCCCAGGTCATAAAGGAGCCTCTTGTCTCTCCGGAGGTCTGGAGTAGGGCTTGCAAGATTCTTGATGTGAAAAGCGAGTCATCTAGGCGTGACAGAGTCGGAGGAATCGCATCCTACAATGGCTTCTTGTTCTGTAACGAATGTGGCCGAATCATGACCCCTATTCGTGGCTCGGGTAAGGGCTACTATGTTTGCCTCAACCGCTACCAGCGAAGGAATTGCTCTCAGGGCTACGTCCGCATAGCGGAAATGGAAGGGCGGGTTGATTCCCTGCTCTCTTGGCAGATGACTGATCCAGCTTTTCTACGTCGCCTGGTAATGCGATGGGAAGTGAATTCCAGGGATACAAAGAATGCGTCTGTAATTGATCGCTTGCAATTGGAACAGAAAGCCTTGGAACGGAAGCGTGTCCGAACGATCGACATATACGCTGATGGGGACATCACGAAACAGGAGCGGACGGAGAGACTTGGAGTCATCGCTCAGCAACTCGGACGATTGGAGGAAGAGATCTCTCGGCTCAGGGAATCGGCACAGCCCACGGAATCGAGTCAATTGGTGGAGATGTTCAAGGTGTTCGCCGGCTTCGATACCAGACCGAAGGAAGATAGACGCAAACTGCTAAGCCTGTACATTCCACGCATACGTATCAAAGATGGTGAGGTCGTGAGCCTGTATCGCTTGCTGGACAATGTTGAAAGTCGTTACGATAAGAAATGCTCACGGAGCTGATCATTGTCCGCACCAGCCAGGTGAATGAGACTCCCTACTGCCTGGCGAGCCACACGATTCTGGCGAAGGGGTTGGGATGGTCGGATGACCAGCTTTCGCACCTGGCCGAGTGGCCCAAGCGCGATGATTTCACAACCGCGGAGAAGGCTGCGCTACGCCTTGCTGAAACCGTGACGCGTGATGCTCACGCAGTGACCGATGAGCAGTTTGCGGAACTGCGGAGTTTTTATTCGGAGGGCGAGATTGTGGAATTGCTGTGCGCCATCGGGCTTTTCAATTACTTCAACCGTTTTAATAATGCTCTCCGCATGGAGCCGACCAAACCGGGTGAGGGCGGTCGCGCAGCGCCAGAAAAGCAAACTGCCGGGACGAACCGGTGAATGATGGGACTGAGCCGGAGCAGTCGCCAAGTTGTTCGTCTGCAACATAACTCGATGAGGAGTTGTTAGCTTAATGAGATTGAAATTGCCCACGGGCGAATTCCACGCGTACCTATTTGACTGCGACGGGACCATAGCAGACTCGATGCCGCTGCACTACAAGGCATGGAAGAAGGCGTTGGCTGAATACGGAGGCTCCTATGACGAGGATTTGTTTTATGCGTGGGGCGGCAAGCCGGTGCGGAAGATCATTGCCGATCTAAACGATATGCAGGGCCTGAACATGCCGGTAGATGCACTTGCAGCGCGAAAGGAAAGTTTTTACCATGCCCAGTTACCTGAGTTGAAGGGAATTCCTGAGGTCCTTGAGCATATCGAAGCGATGCACGGGCACATTCCATTTGCGGTGGTATCGGGCAGCAGGCGAGCTTCGGTGGTTGGATCGCTAACTGCGCTTCATCTGTTGGATAAATTCGATGTGCTGGTCTGCGCCGAAGACTACGCGCATGGCAAGCCCGCCCCGGATGGTTTTCTGCTGGCGGCATCGAAGCTAGGCGTGGCACCGGAACATTGCCTTGTCTTCGAAGATACGGACCTCGGAATTCAGGCCGCGACAGCCGCCGGTATGCAATCCGTGCTGGTGGCGCAACCTGTACGCGAGAATCTGGGAACCGGAGCGATAGCGGAAGCGTAGGTTGAATTCAGGAGGCGAAAGTGGCTGAGCTAAGTGTGCCCGCAGCACAACGTGATGCTGCTGAAAGCGACTCTGGCGCCCACGATCGCAATTCCCTGCTTCCGGTGCTTTTCATCGCTGCGGCGGCTGGGCTGCTTCACATTTTCACCAATGGCCGTTACGGTTTCCATCGCGACGAGTTGCAGTTTCTCAGCGACGCGCGGCATCTCGACTGGGGCTATGTTTCGTACCCGCCTTTGACGCCTTTCATCGAACGCATCGGCCTCGTTCTCTTTGGCTTGTCGATGGTGGGCTTGCGGTTATTTTCAGTGATCGCACAGATGCTCGTGATTGTTGTGTGCGCTTTGATGGCTCGGGATCTGGGTGGACGACGACTCGCGCAGATCACCACCGCGCTTGTAGTGGCGCTTTCGCCTCTTCCCATATTCGAGGCTACCGAATTTCAGTACACTTCCTTCGCGTTTTTGTGGTGGGTGTTGGCCTCGTGGTTCACCATTCGCCTGCTAAAGACTGAAAACCCGCGTTGGTGGCTGGCGATCGGTGCGGCTCTCGGCCTTGGCCTGCTGACCAAGTACGCCATCGTGTTCTATATTGCCGGGATTCTGGCCGGCATGGCATTTACGCCGGCGCGTCGATACTTCGCGTCGAAGTGGTTCTGGGCGGGCGTTGCCCTTGCGTTGATCATCTTTCTACCCAACCTCATCTGGCTTATCCGGCACGATTTCATTTCCTACAAATTCCTGCAGCACATTCATGTGCGCGATGTCGGCGAGGGACGCGCGGATGGATTTTTACTGAACCAGTTTCTGGTATGTGCGAATGTTTTCAGCGTGCCCGTATGGCTGATGGGACTGTATGCATTTCTGCGCGACCGCCGCTATCGCATGATGGCATGGATGTATTTCGTCCCGCTGCTGGTGTTCTGGATCGACAAGGGCCGCTTCTACTATGTCGCAGAAGCCTATCCCGTGTTGCTGGCCATGGGCGCCGTTGCTTGCGAAGCGTGGATAAGACGGATTCCGCGATGGACACAGGTCACGGTTGAGGCTGTGTTCTTTGCTGCAGCACTTTTCGCGGGGGGATATTTCTTTGCGGGCTGGGTGCCGCTCGCCTCGAGCGGTCCACTGCGTGATTTTGCGTTCAGACATAGCGAGGACCTGCGCGAAGAGATCGGATGGGATGAGTTGGTGAAGAACGTCGCTGCGGTGCGCGATTCCCTGCCCGTCGATCAGCAGCATAATGTCGGCATCCTCGTGGGCAATTACGGCGAGCAAGGCGCGATTGAGTTATTTGGTCCGGCCTACCATCTGCCCCCACCCATCAGCATGACCAACTCGGCATGGCTGCGCGGCTATCCTGCACCGACGCCTTCGACATTGATTATTGTCGGATCTTCGCGGGAGTGGATCGAAAGCAACTTTACCGGGTGCAGGTTCGCGGGCCTCA
It encodes:
- a CDS encoding DUF3761 domain-containing protein, with the protein product MKRMFGVIALLAGISVLQLGLAQVPAGAPSGATGLCNDGTYSTAASKSGACRGHKGIKTWYAAADATKAKASAGKAAATSSAPAPAAAPSPAAQSAPAKAPTATPAPAPKASGGTVAQAPGGGAGQVWLNTASNVYHCQGTQWYGKTKAGAYMTEDEAKAKGARPDHGKPCK
- a CDS encoding HAD family phosphatase, whose translation is MRLKLPTGEFHAYLFDCDGTIADSMPLHYKAWKKALAEYGGSYDEDLFYAWGGKPVRKIIADLNDMQGLNMPVDALAARKESFYHAQLPELKGIPEVLEHIEAMHGHIPFAVVSGSRRASVVGSLTALHLLDKFDVLVCAEDYAHGKPAPDGFLLAASKLGVAPEHCLVFEDTDLGIQAATAAGMQSVLVAQPVRENLGTGAIAEA
- a CDS encoding class I SAM-dependent methyltransferase, translating into MNYFHRKLCSSARWKEVTQRYALPWTLEQIDLGCEVLEIGPGYGVSTEVLLQQVSHLTCVESDRDLADDLQRKLNGNVNVRCEDATSMSLPSASFDGAVCFSMLHHVGSIEMQNKLFAEVARVLRPGGVFVGTDTLKSHFMRLIHLFDTLVVVNPETLPQRLKAVGFEGVQVDVNPYAFRFRAWKPRLVYCG
- a CDS encoding helix-turn-helix transcriptional regulator, with product MRHNISRMRQAEILREFDPPRGAAVSALAYEYPAGALVPDHAHGSDQLIYAIEGIMEVSSGRSVWTIPPQFALWIPAKAVHRIRMIGEVRMRTLYFRPGVVSRRPPQCSVLYVGLLLRELIVEAVRLRLLRLQNRLERALRDLLSAQLANATAAPIGLTMPSELRALAIAHAIAHNPANLKPLASLCADAGVSVRTIQRIYRREIGIDIDTWRRQVRLTRAVQLLVAGGSVKEVAFAVGYRQSSAFVKAFRRLFGLTPKVWTAGLRSTSGPYGLR
- a CDS encoding carboxymuconolactone decarboxylase family protein, giving the protein MLTELIIVRTSQVNETPYCLASHTILAKGLGWSDDQLSHLAEWPKRDDFTTAEKAALRLAETVTRDAHAVTDEQFAELRSFYSEGEIVELLCAIGLFNYFNRFNNALRMEPTKPGEGGRAAPEKQTAGTNR
- a CDS encoding helix-turn-helix domain-containing protein, which encodes MKVAPISPAVFAEYRRYASARLFGRFIQGARLARGCSITELAPLACMESSDWEALEEGQWFPDTISHMQLILDALAMPWDAMAEMLLLCDPVWNTPGSVHYS
- a CDS encoding glycosyltransferase family 39 protein, with the protein product MAELSVPAAQRDAAESDSGAHDRNSLLPVLFIAAAAGLLHIFTNGRYGFHRDELQFLSDARHLDWGYVSYPPLTPFIERIGLVLFGLSMVGLRLFSVIAQMLVIVVCALMARDLGGRRLAQITTALVVALSPLPIFEATEFQYTSFAFLWWVLASWFTIRLLKTENPRWWLAIGAALGLGLLTKYAIVFYIAGILAGMAFTPARRYFASKWFWAGVALALIIFLPNLIWLIRHDFISYKFLQHIHVRDVGEGRADGFLLNQFLVCANVFSVPVWLMGLYAFLRDRRYRMMAWMYFVPLLVFWIDKGRFYYVAEAYPVLLAMGAVACEAWIRRIPRWTQVTVEAVFFAAALFAGGYFFAGWVPLASSGPLRDFAFRHSEDLREEIGWDELVKNVAAVRDSLPVDQQHNVGILVGNYGEQGAIELFGPAYHLPPPISMTNSAWLRGYPAPTPSTLIIVGSSREWIESNFTGCRFAGLTGNSLGVKNEESEYHTDIFVCGPPRQPWPVFWKNHERFG
- a CDS encoding recombinase family protein, whose protein sequence is MSLKVAEWIRVSDESQASPERFGIPAQRTVNRETCKQYDLEVVKTFEVSDVSGKDIMLAPETAELINLMQSGRIQGVVAREFSRLMRPDSFSDYTLLGVFQQTRTLLYLPEGPVNMSEKTGRLMASVQAAIAGFERSTIRERLHRGNEENRKSGGRFASTLPKGVGYSKEKGWFYTDQAQRVKEAYELVLSGESLNEIGRFLGMSPVGVRYMIHNPIYKGWRIYERECAEARPSKNGRQPKYRPLKQRSPENVIRAQVIKEPLVSPEVWSRACKILDVKSESSRRDRVGGIASYNGFLFCNECGRIMTPIRGSGKGYYVCLNRYQRRNCSQGYVRIAEMEGRVDSLLSWQMTDPAFLRRLVMRWEVNSRDTKNASVIDRLQLEQKALERKRVRTIDIYADGDITKQERTERLGVIAQQLGRLEEEISRLRESAQPTESSQLVEMFKVFAGFDTRPKEDRRKLLSLYIPRIRIKDGEVVSLYRLLDNVESRYDKKCSRS
- a CDS encoding plasmid partition protein ParG, yielding MRKIKKAEEPELKRMNLNVPIELHNAFKATTASQGLNMTDVLMEFIKDYVAKNSPKGRRK
- a CDS encoding recombinase family protein, translating into MKRAVLYMRVSTVDQNPETQLHDLHQMAAQRGYEIVHEYVDRISGTKAKRPGLDQMMTDARRGRFDVVMVWACDRIARSTRHFLEVLDELSRIEVEFLSFRENIDTGGPLGRAIVVIIAAIAELERGLIVERVRAGMRRARLEGLRIGRAPLTLDREAIRRDRCHGRSIRAIAKEHGISTATVQRVLKDPPAPPT